Proteins found in one Pseudomonas sp. P8_241 genomic segment:
- the secF gene encoding protein translocase subunit SecF: MLRTINFMGVRNFAFGVTLFLTVLALFSVFTKGMNWGLDFTGGTLIELTYERPADVTQVREQLVKSGYHEAIVQNFGATTDLLVRMPGEDPQLGHQVAEALQKVGGENPATVKRVEFVGPQVGEELRDQGGLGMLMALGGILIYLAFRFQWKFAVGAIVSLIHDVIVTIGILSFFQITFDLTVLAAVLAIIGYSLNDTIVVFDRVRENFRVLRKANLIENINISTTQTLLRTMATSISTLLAIAALLFFGGDNLFGFSIALFIGVLAGTYSSIYIANVVLIWLNLSTEDLIPPANTEKEVDDRP, from the coding sequence ATGTTACGTACAATCAACTTCATGGGCGTTCGCAACTTTGCGTTCGGCGTCACATTGTTCCTTACGGTGCTGGCCTTGTTCAGCGTCTTCACCAAGGGCATGAACTGGGGCCTGGACTTCACCGGCGGTACGCTCATCGAGCTGACCTACGAGCGTCCGGCCGACGTCACCCAGGTGCGTGAGCAGCTGGTGAAATCGGGTTATCACGAAGCCATCGTGCAGAACTTCGGTGCAACCACTGACCTGCTGGTGCGTATGCCAGGTGAAGACCCGCAACTGGGTCACCAGGTGGCCGAGGCCTTGCAGAAGGTCGGCGGCGAGAACCCTGCAACGGTCAAGCGTGTCGAGTTCGTCGGCCCGCAGGTGGGTGAAGAGCTGCGCGACCAGGGCGGCCTCGGCATGCTGATGGCGCTGGGCGGCATCCTGATCTACCTGGCGTTCCGCTTTCAGTGGAAGTTTGCGGTCGGTGCGATCGTGTCCCTGATCCACGATGTGATCGTGACCATCGGTATCCTGTCGTTCTTCCAGATCACCTTCGATCTGACGGTGCTGGCGGCGGTACTGGCGATCATCGGTTACTCGCTCAACGACACCATTGTGGTATTCGACCGGGTTCGTGAGAACTTCCGGGTGCTGCGCAAGGCCAACCTGATCGAGAACATCAACATCTCGACCACGCAAACCCTGCTGCGGACCATGGCGACGTCGATCTCCACCTTGCTGGCGATTGCCGCTCTGCTGTTCTTCGGTGGTGACAACCTGTTCGGTTTCTCCATTGCCCTGTTCATCGGTGTTCTGGCGGGTACTTACTCGTCGATCTATATCGCGAACGTGGTGCTGATCTGGCTGAATCTGAGCACGGAAGACCTGATTCCTCCGGCCAATACCGAGAAGGAAGTTGACGACCGTCCTTGA
- a CDS encoding ABC transporter substrate-binding protein, giving the protein MKIRFALGQPLRSLLAMALVPAALTTSPLALANDKVVLLTSWYAQAEQGGFYQALADGLYEKEGLDVTIRMGGPQVNGMQLLVNRQVDFIVNYDLQILKSVEQGLPVVAVAAPFQGDPQGLLTHADVSGLDALQNKQVLVSTSGQQTWWPWLKGKYQLKDSQARPYTFNLQPFLADANTTQQAYASSELFQAMKTGEKANFFLFADAGYPPYGSTLATRQDVIDQHPDRVQRFVRASMEGWKRYLDNPSANHLIKADNPNMSDELLAWGLSTLKQYRLVTGGDAATQGIGVMSDARWQATRNFMVEAGLLGADAPWQKAYTTRFVQDLKVLPTFDQAASR; this is encoded by the coding sequence ATGAAAATTCGCTTTGCCTTGGGTCAACCGCTTCGCTCGTTGCTGGCCATGGCCCTCGTGCCCGCTGCCCTGACAACGTCTCCGCTGGCCCTGGCCAATGACAAGGTGGTGCTACTCACCTCCTGGTATGCCCAGGCCGAACAGGGTGGTTTCTACCAGGCCCTGGCCGATGGTTTGTACGAGAAAGAAGGCCTGGACGTGACCATTCGCATGGGTGGGCCGCAGGTCAATGGCATGCAGTTGCTAGTCAACAGGCAGGTCGACTTCATCGTCAACTACGACTTGCAGATCCTCAAGAGCGTGGAGCAAGGCCTGCCGGTGGTGGCCGTGGCCGCGCCGTTTCAGGGCGACCCACAAGGCTTGCTGACCCATGCGGACGTCAGCGGCCTGGACGCCTTGCAGAACAAGCAAGTGCTTGTGTCGACCTCCGGCCAGCAAACCTGGTGGCCGTGGCTCAAGGGCAAGTACCAACTCAAGGACAGCCAGGCCCGGCCTTACACCTTCAACCTGCAACCCTTCCTCGCGGACGCCAACACCACGCAGCAGGCCTATGCCAGTTCCGAGTTGTTCCAGGCGATGAAGACCGGGGAGAAAGCCAACTTTTTCCTGTTCGCCGACGCCGGCTACCCGCCCTACGGCTCGACCCTGGCCACCCGCCAGGACGTGATCGATCAGCACCCTGACCGGGTCCAGCGTTTTGTCCGCGCCTCGATGGAGGGCTGGAAGCGCTACCTGGACAACCCGAGCGCCAACCACCTGATCAAGGCCGACAACCCGAACATGAGCGATGAACTGCTCGCCTGGGGCTTGTCGACCCTCAAGCAATACCGCCTGGTCACCGGCGGCGATGCCGCCACCCAGGGCATCGGCGTGATGAGCGATGCGCGCTGGCAGGCCACCCGCAATTTCATGGTCGAGGCCGGCCTGCTCGGTGCCGATGCGCCCTGGCAGAAGGCCTATACCACGCGCTTCGTCCAGGACCTGAAGGTGCTGCCGACCTTTGATCAGGCCGCCAGCCGCTAA
- the queA gene encoding tRNA preQ1(34) S-adenosylmethionine ribosyltransferase-isomerase QueA has protein sequence MRVADFTFELPDSLIARHPLAERRNSRLLTLDGVSGALAHRQFTDLLEHLRPGDLMVFNNTRVIPARLFGQKASGGKLEILVERVLDSHRVLAHVRSSKSPKPGSKILIDGGGEAEMLARHDALFELGFAEEVLPLLDRVGHMPLPPYIDRPDEGADRERYQTVYAQRLGAVAAPTAGLHFDQVLMEAIAAKGVETAFVTLHVGAGTFQPVRVEKLEDHHMHSEWLEVGQDVVDAVAACRARGGRVVAVGTTSVRSLESAARDGVLKPFSGDTDIFIFPGRPFHVVDALVTNFHLPESTLLMLVSAFAGYPETMAAYKAAVDNGYRFFSYGDAMFITRNPAPTAPKESGPEETV, from the coding sequence ATGCGCGTTGCTGACTTTACTTTCGAGCTCCCTGATTCGCTGATCGCTCGCCACCCTTTGGCTGAGCGTCGCAATAGTCGCCTGTTGACCCTTGATGGGGTCAGCGGCGCCCTGGCACACCGTCAATTCACTGATTTGCTGGAGCATTTGCGCCCTGGCGATTTGATGGTGTTCAACAATACCCGGGTGATTCCGGCGCGGCTGTTTGGCCAGAAGGCTTCCGGCGGCAAGCTGGAAATCCTGGTGGAGCGGGTGCTCGACAGTCATCGCGTGCTGGCCCATGTGCGGTCCAGCAAGTCGCCCAAGCCGGGGTCGAAGATCCTCATCGACGGCGGTGGCGAGGCCGAGATGCTGGCGCGGCACGATGCGTTGTTCGAGCTGGGGTTTGCTGAAGAGGTGTTGCCGCTGCTCGACCGCGTCGGGCACATGCCGCTGCCTCCTTATATAGACCGCCCGGATGAAGGCGCCGACCGCGAGCGTTACCAGACCGTCTACGCCCAGCGTTTGGGCGCGGTGGCGGCGCCGACGGCGGGGCTGCATTTCGATCAGGTGCTGATGGAGGCGATTGCCGCCAAGGGCGTCGAGACTGCGTTCGTGACCTTGCACGTCGGCGCTGGCACGTTCCAGCCGGTGCGCGTGGAGAAGCTCGAAGACCACCACATGCACAGCGAATGGCTGGAAGTCGGCCAGGACGTGGTCGACGCCGTGGCTGCCTGCCGCGCTCGCGGTGGTCGTGTGGTGGCTGTGGGAACCACCAGCGTGCGTTCCCTGGAAAGCGCCGCCCGCGATGGCGTGCTCAAGCCGTTCAGTGGCGACACCGACATTTTCATTTTCCCGGGCCGGCCGTTTCATGTGGTCGATGCCCTGGTCACCAACTTCCATTTGCCCGAATCCACGCTGTTGATGCTGGTTTCGGCGTTCGCCGGTTATCCCGAAACCATGGCCGCCTACAAGGCTGCCGTGGACAACGGTTACCGCTTTTTCAGCTACGGTGATGCGATGTTCATCACACGTAATCCTGCGCCGACTGCCCCTAAAGAATCGGGCCCAGAGGAAACAGTATGA
- a CDS encoding diguanylate cyclase translates to MHREQESELTTAYLLLVVDILFLCGTWLIVRRGFVRPVLRLAQGSRELANGNFQVHIEHWPNDEVGQLADAFNDSAQRIGTLVGNLEQEHLNLMRAESMFRGVAETSAVGIYIIQDQKLVFANTRIAEMFGVEQHTLLESLSVFDLVAEGDHDLLDANVQKRLHPDGRIEGLASEYQARRKDGSLFDLAVYGSGMSLNGQPALIGIAMDITVRKAAEEVIRKLAFYDRMTGLPNRRMMEDRLGQLIALGKREERKLALLFIDLDKFKAVNDQHGHEAGDWLLAQVASRMGSVLRESDTASRIGGDEFVILLPDARNAEDAVVVAEKIRLVLEQPFVMDNGVTLSISSSIGVVMYPDQADNVRDLLRFGDEAMYRAKKGGRNAVEVFTLLPLTVN, encoded by the coding sequence ATGCACCGCGAACAGGAAAGCGAGCTAACTACCGCTTATCTGTTGTTGGTGGTAGACATACTGTTCCTGTGCGGGACGTGGTTGATTGTTCGGCGAGGCTTCGTTCGTCCGGTGCTGAGGCTCGCGCAGGGCAGTCGCGAACTGGCAAACGGCAACTTTCAAGTCCATATCGAGCACTGGCCCAATGATGAGGTTGGGCAGTTGGCGGATGCGTTTAATGACTCCGCACAGCGGATAGGTACCTTGGTTGGCAACCTCGAGCAGGAACACCTGAACCTGATGCGTGCGGAGTCGATGTTTCGCGGCGTGGCGGAAACTTCAGCAGTCGGCATCTACATAATCCAGGATCAAAAATTAGTGTTTGCGAATACGCGAATCGCAGAGATGTTCGGCGTTGAGCAACATACGCTCCTTGAATCGCTGAGCGTGTTCGACCTGGTGGCGGAAGGTGATCACGATCTGCTCGATGCCAATGTGCAAAAACGATTGCACCCAGATGGCAGGATCGAGGGCCTGGCCAGCGAATACCAAGCCCGCAGGAAAGATGGATCGCTGTTCGATCTGGCGGTGTACGGATCGGGGATGTCTCTTAACGGGCAACCCGCACTGATTGGCATCGCCATGGATATCACGGTGCGTAAGGCGGCAGAGGAAGTCATCCGCAAACTGGCTTTCTACGACCGAATGACCGGTTTGCCAAACCGCCGAATGATGGAAGATCGGCTGGGACAACTGATCGCCCTCGGCAAACGGGAAGAACGTAAGCTGGCATTACTGTTTATTGACCTGGACAAGTTCAAGGCGGTCAATGACCAACACGGGCATGAGGCCGGAGATTGGTTATTGGCCCAGGTCGCATCCCGTATGGGGTCTGTACTGCGCGAGTCTGATACCGCCTCGCGAATAGGCGGTGATGAATTCGTCATCCTCCTGCCGGATGCCCGGAATGCAGAAGATGCCGTTGTGGTCGCGGAGAAAATTCGCTTGGTACTTGAACAACCTTTTGTCATGGATAACGGTGTAACACTCTCCATTTCATCAAGTATTGGCGTGGTGATGTACCCCGACCAGGCGGACAATGTGCGCGATTTGCTGCGCTTTGGCGACGAAGCCATGTACCGCGCCAAGAAGGGCGGCAGGAATGCCGTCGAGGTATTTACCCTGTTGCCGCTGACCGTAAACTAA
- a CDS encoding glycine zipper 2TM domain-containing protein, producing the protein MNKSMLVGAVLGAVGVTAGGAVATYSLVKSGPEYAQVLAVEPVKTQIKTPREVCKDVTVTRQAPVKDQHQIAGTVVGALAGGLLGNQIGGGNGKKIATVAGAVGGGYAGNKVQEGMQERDTYTTTQTRCNTVNDISDKVVGYDVRYSLDGKEGKVRMDRDPGNQIPVDKEGKLILSQNEPVQ; encoded by the coding sequence GTGAACAAGTCGATGCTGGTTGGTGCGGTACTGGGTGCTGTCGGTGTAACTGCCGGGGGTGCTGTGGCCACCTACAGCCTGGTTAAAAGCGGCCCGGAGTACGCACAAGTACTCGCCGTTGAGCCGGTCAAGACACAAATCAAGACTCCACGTGAAGTGTGCAAGGATGTAACTGTCACCCGGCAAGCGCCGGTGAAAGATCAACATCAGATCGCCGGTACGGTGGTCGGTGCGCTGGCAGGTGGTCTGCTGGGTAATCAGATTGGCGGCGGCAACGGCAAGAAAATCGCCACGGTTGCGGGCGCGGTCGGTGGTGGTTACGCCGGCAACAAGGTTCAGGAAGGCATGCAAGAGCGTGACACCTACACCACGACTCAGACCCGTTGTAATACGGTGAATGACATCAGTGACAAGGTAGTGGGTTACGACGTGCGGTATTCGCTGGATGGCAAGGAAGGCAAGGTGCGGATGGATCGTGATCCGGGGAACCAGATTCCTGTGGACAAGGAAGGCAAGTTGATCCTGTCTCAGAACGAGCCGGTTCAGTAA
- a CDS encoding antibiotic biosynthesis monooxygenase family protein → MYSSTFIFAKKQFDEAFHRLDQEIAAIAKSIPGYLGEEVWENPQTGLFSNVYYWSSLEALQILVEHPRHLEAKAAQENWLAGYQVIISEVIKTYGDSKLGEKWPIATAT, encoded by the coding sequence ATGTACTCTTCAACGTTCATCTTTGCCAAAAAGCAGTTTGATGAAGCCTTCCACCGACTCGATCAGGAAATCGCTGCAATCGCAAAATCGATCCCTGGTTACCTTGGCGAAGAGGTTTGGGAGAATCCACAGACTGGTCTCTTCTCCAATGTTTACTACTGGAGCTCTCTCGAAGCACTTCAGATATTGGTTGAGCATCCCCGTCACCTTGAGGCAAAGGCTGCTCAGGAAAATTGGCTGGCCGGTTATCAAGTCATCATCTCGGAGGTCATCAAAACCTATGGTGACTCCAAGCTTGGCGAGAAATGGCCAATCGCAACAGCTACTTGA
- the tgt gene encoding tRNA guanosine(34) transglycosylase Tgt, producing the protein MSFELLATDGKARRGRLTFPRGTVETPAFMPVGTYGTVKGMLPRDIEATGAEIILGNTFHLWLRPGTEVIKKHGDLHDFMQWKGPILTDSGGFQVFSLGAMRKIKEEGVTFASPVDGAKVFMGPEESMQVQRDLGSDIVMIFDECTPYPADEDVARISMELSLRWAKRSKEAHGENTAALFGIVQGGMHQDLRMRSLEGLDKIGFDGLAIGGLSVGEPKHEMIKVLDYLPGMMPADKPRYLMGVGKPEDLVEGVRRGVDMFDCVMPTRNARNGHLFIDTGVLKIRNAFHRHDDSPLDPTCDCYTCQNFSRAYLHHLDKCGEMLGSMLNTIHNLRHYQVLMAGLREAIQQGTLAAFVDAFYAKRGLPVPPLD; encoded by the coding sequence ATGTCTTTCGAGCTGCTGGCCACTGATGGCAAGGCTCGTCGCGGTCGTTTGACCTTCCCGCGCGGTACCGTCGAGACCCCGGCTTTCATGCCGGTGGGCACCTACGGCACGGTCAAGGGCATGCTGCCACGGGATATCGAGGCGACTGGCGCTGAAATCATTCTGGGCAACACCTTCCACCTGTGGCTTCGCCCGGGCACGGAAGTGATCAAGAAGCACGGCGACCTGCACGATTTCATGCAGTGGAAAGGCCCGATCCTGACCGACTCCGGCGGTTTTCAGGTGTTCAGCCTGGGCGCCATGCGCAAGATCAAGGAGGAGGGCGTGACCTTCGCTTCCCCCGTCGACGGTGCCAAGGTGTTCATGGGGCCGGAAGAGTCGATGCAGGTCCAGCGTGACCTGGGCTCCGACATCGTGATGATTTTCGACGAATGCACGCCGTACCCGGCTGACGAAGACGTCGCCCGTATTTCCATGGAATTGTCCCTGCGTTGGGCCAAGCGTTCGAAAGAAGCCCATGGCGAGAACACGGCGGCGCTGTTCGGCATCGTGCAGGGCGGCATGCACCAGGACCTGCGCATGCGCTCCCTGGAAGGTCTCGACAAGATCGGCTTCGACGGCCTGGCCATCGGTGGTCTGTCGGTAGGCGAGCCCAAGCACGAGATGATCAAGGTGCTGGATTATCTGCCGGGCATGATGCCGGCTGACAAACCTCGTTACCTTATGGGCGTTGGCAAACCGGAAGACTTGGTTGAGGGTGTGCGCCGCGGTGTGGACATGTTCGATTGCGTGATGCCAACCCGTAATGCCCGCAATGGGCATCTGTTCATCGATACCGGCGTGCTGAAGATCCGAAACGCGTTCCATCGCCATGATGATTCGCCGCTCGATCCGACCTGCGATTGCTATACCTGCCAGAACTTCTCCCGCGCTTATCTGCATCACCTGGACAAGTGCGGCGAAATGCTGGGGAGCATGCTCAATACCATCCATAACTTGCGTCATTATCAAGTGCTTATGGCTGGTTTGCGCGAGGCTATTCAACAGGGTACATTGGCCGCCTTTGTCGATGCCTTCTACGCCAAACGCGGGTTACCTGTTCCGCCTTTGGACTGA
- the yajC gene encoding preprotein translocase subunit YajC, translated as MSFFISNAMADAAAPAAAGPMGGGFEWIFLVGFLVIFYLMIWRPQAKRAKEQKNLLSSLQKGDEVVTTGGIAGKITKVADDFVVLEVSDTVEMKFQKGAIAATLPKGTLKAI; from the coding sequence ATGAGCTTTTTTATCTCTAACGCCATGGCTGACGCCGCTGCACCTGCTGCTGCCGGCCCAATGGGCGGCGGTTTCGAGTGGATTTTCCTGGTCGGCTTCCTGGTCATCTTCTACCTGATGATCTGGCGTCCACAGGCCAAGCGCGCCAAAGAGCAGAAGAACCTGCTGAGCAGCCTGCAAAAAGGCGACGAAGTTGTGACCACCGGCGGCATCGCTGGCAAGATCACTAAAGTTGCAGACGATTTCGTTGTTCTGGAAGTTTCCGACACCGTCGAAATGAAATTCCAGAAAGGCGCCATCGCTGCCACGCTGCCAAAAGGCACGCTCAAAGCGATCTAA
- the secD gene encoding protein translocase subunit SecD: protein MLNKYPLWKYILILAVLAVGLIYSAPNLYPDDPAIQVSGASTALQVNQADLDRVSAALKESGINVKAATLAAGGKGGLIRLTKAEDQLPAKDVVRKALGDDYVVALNLAQTTPQWLRSLGAHPMKLGLDLSGGVHFLLEVDMDKALDARLKVYEGDVKSLLRKEKLRYRSLPQLDGAIQLGFTDEAAREQARTLIRKSFNDFDIVPADLNGQPVLRLAMTPAKLAEIREYSIKQNLTTVRNRVNELGVAEPIVQRQGANRIVVELPGVQDTAEAKRILGKTANLEFRLAAEPGASKATSESFEFREGKRPPALIERGLIITGDQVTDAKAGFGEHGTPEVNIRLDGHGGELMNRATRSNVGRSMAVIFIEQRPVTTYTKQVVNGVEKDVAVQTFKEEKKIISLATIQSPLGAQFRITGLNGQGESSELALLLRAGGLAAPMYFAEERTIGPSLGADNITKGIDASLWGMLFVSLFIIAIYRFFGIIATVALAVNMVLLLALMSLLGATLTLPGIAGIVLTMGMAVDANVLIFSRIREEIAAGMTVQRAINEGFGRAFTAILDANLTTLLVGGILFAMGTGPVKGFAVTMSLGIFTSMFTAIMVTRAMVNLIFGGRDFKKLWI, encoded by the coding sequence ATGCTGAACAAATATCCTCTGTGGAAATACATTCTGATCCTGGCGGTGCTGGCGGTCGGTCTGATTTATTCCGCTCCCAATCTTTACCCTGATGACCCGGCCATTCAGGTCAGCGGTGCAAGCACTGCGCTGCAAGTCAATCAGGCTGATCTGGATCGCGTGAGCGCTGCGCTCAAGGAATCCGGGATCAACGTCAAGGCGGCCACGCTGGCTGCGGGCGGCAAGGGCGGGCTGATTCGCCTGACCAAGGCTGAAGACCAGCTGCCGGCCAAAGACGTCGTGCGCAAGGCATTGGGTGATGACTACGTCGTCGCGCTGAACCTGGCACAAACCACCCCGCAGTGGCTGCGCAGCCTTGGCGCGCACCCGATGAAGCTGGGCCTGGACTTGTCCGGTGGTGTGCACTTCCTGCTGGAAGTGGACATGGACAAAGCCCTCGACGCCCGCCTGAAAGTCTACGAAGGCGACGTCAAGAGCCTGTTGCGCAAAGAAAAACTGCGTTATCGCAGCCTGCCGCAACTCGATGGTGCCATTCAGCTGGGCTTCACTGATGAAGCAGCCCGCGAACAGGCCCGTACCCTGATCCGCAAGAGCTTCAACGATTTCGACATTGTTCCGGCTGACCTCAATGGCCAACCGGTGCTGCGTCTGGCGATGACCCCGGCCAAGCTGGCGGAAATCCGCGAATATTCAATCAAGCAGAACTTGACCACGGTACGTAACCGCGTCAACGAGCTGGGTGTTGCCGAGCCGATCGTTCAGCGTCAGGGCGCCAACCGCATCGTGGTTGAGCTGCCGGGTGTGCAGGACACCGCAGAAGCCAAGCGTATCCTCGGCAAGACGGCCAACCTGGAGTTCCGTCTGGCTGCTGAGCCGGGTGCTTCCAAGGCCACTTCCGAATCCTTCGAGTTCCGTGAGGGCAAGCGTCCTCCTGCATTGATCGAGCGCGGCCTGATCATCACCGGTGACCAGGTGACTGACGCCAAGGCTGGCTTCGGCGAGCACGGCACGCCGGAAGTGAACATCCGTCTGGATGGTCACGGCGGCGAGCTGATGAACCGTGCGACCCGTTCCAACGTCGGTCGCAGCATGGCGGTGATCTTCATCGAGCAGCGTCCGGTCACCACTTACACCAAGCAAGTGGTCAACGGCGTCGAGAAAGACGTGGCGGTGCAGACCTTCAAGGAAGAGAAGAAGATCATCAGCCTGGCGACCATTCAGTCGCCGCTGGGTGCTCAGTTCCGCATCACCGGCCTGAACGGCCAGGGCGAATCGTCCGAACTGGCGCTGCTGCTGCGTGCCGGTGGTCTGGCCGCACCGATGTACTTCGCTGAAGAGCGCACCATTGGTCCAAGCCTGGGTGCCGACAACATCACCAAGGGTATCGATGCTTCGCTTTGGGGCATGCTGTTTGTCTCGCTCTTCATCATCGCCATCTACCGCTTCTTCGGCATCATCGCCACCGTCGCTCTGGCGGTGAACATGGTGCTGCTGCTGGCCCTGATGTCGCTGCTGGGTGCAACGCTGACCTTGCCGGGTATCGCCGGTATCGTATTGACCATGGGTATGGCGGTCGACGCCAACGTGCTGATCTTCTCGCGGATCCGTGAAGAGATCGCCGCCGGCATGACCGTGCAGCGTGCAATCAACGAAGGCTTCGGCCGGGCATTCACCGCGATTCTCGACGCCAACCTGACCACGCTGTTGGTCGGCGGGATTCTCTTTGCCATGGGCACCGGCCCCGTCAAAGGCTTCGCAGTGACCATGTCCCTCGGGATCTTTACCTCGATGTTCACGGCCATCATGGTGACCCGCGCGATGGTCAACCTGATCTTCGGCGGTCGTGACTTCAAGAAGTTGTGGATTTAA
- a CDS encoding outer membrane protein OmpK — MKTSPLRAASLLRRSLLPLFALASASVEAGPLLWNDNSLSYLYGQHFKVDGTGDDTQQTVTFEHASGWTWGDVFMFVDNKWSNGLSGNDGHSYYGEFSPRLSLGKISDRSLSYGIVKDVLIAATYERGKDRNRKYLLGPAVDLTLPGFDRFSLNTYYRKPDGVTGKASGQWQINPTWSMTLPLGRSDILFDGYLEWYVNDVGTKGTSDYVAKSLHFNPQIKYDVGKALGQRQKQFYAGIEWDYWSNKYGIEDTSGFETDQNALSLLLKVHF, encoded by the coding sequence ATGAAAACATCTCCATTACGTGCAGCTTCTCTTTTGCGCCGCAGCCTGCTGCCGCTGTTCGCCCTGGCCAGCGCCAGCGTCGAAGCCGGCCCGCTGTTGTGGAACGACAACAGCCTGAGCTACCTCTACGGCCAGCACTTCAAAGTCGACGGCACCGGCGACGACACTCAGCAAACAGTGACCTTCGAACACGCCAGTGGCTGGACCTGGGGCGACGTCTTCATGTTCGTCGACAACAAATGGTCCAACGGCCTCTCGGGTAACGACGGCCATTCCTACTACGGCGAATTCTCCCCGCGCCTGTCCCTGGGCAAAATCAGCGACCGCTCCCTGAGCTACGGCATCGTCAAGGACGTGCTCATCGCCGCCACCTACGAACGCGGCAAAGACCGCAACCGCAAATATCTGCTCGGCCCCGCTGTCGACCTTACCCTGCCAGGCTTCGATCGCTTCTCCCTGAACACCTACTACCGCAAACCCGACGGCGTCACCGGCAAAGCCTCCGGCCAATGGCAGATCAACCCCACCTGGTCCATGACCCTCCCACTGGGTCGCTCCGACATCCTCTTCGACGGCTACCTGGAGTGGTACGTCAACGACGTCGGCACCAAAGGCACCTCCGACTACGTAGCCAAGAGCTTGCACTTCAACCCGCAGATCAAATACGACGTGGGCAAGGCGCTGGGGCAACGGCAGAAGCAGTTTTATGCGGGGATCGAGTGGGATTATTGGTCGAATAAATACGGGATTGAAGACACTTCAGGATTTGAAACAGACCAGAACGCGCTGAGTCTCTTGCTGAAAGTGCATTTCTGA